From Coffea arabica cultivar ET-39 chromosome 2e, Coffea Arabica ET-39 HiFi, whole genome shotgun sequence, the proteins below share one genomic window:
- the LOC140036265 gene encoding uncharacterized protein: MLLHIGRLLQQYVVDMYVKIESTRLDFHRNTAKRNQTRTELYQGIVDSISQGEASSSNVGKRILLPQSFIGGPRDMKRRYMDSMDLVQRHGKPDIFLTMTCNQNWPEIKNELLKTDQVENRPDLISQDDHAKSLNCLYVEFPEHFIWNRTTKQWDCRQNKEVVGRNIKQLVAKEIETEKTIVVSDADLAALHQLNSDQRIAYDKIMNAVLNKKSEAFFVDGPGGTGKTFLYKTLLATIRSKGGIALATATSGVAGSILPGGRTSYSRFKIPLYDDDATTCSIGKQSAIAHLIKNAELIIWDEATMAKRKSIEEFNEMLQDLMQTNLAFGGKIIVFGGDFRQTLPMVSKGHKEDIINASFVKSPLWQQLPKLRLQQNMRARKDPDFYRFLLIIGNGTQQINNSSEVVIPTSMNIPFVDDDSSLETLINVVFPSIESFSINLVVVFNRAILMTRNDFVHDQRQID; the protein is encoded by the exons ATGTTGCTTCATATAGGCCGACTCCTACAACAATATGTGGTTGATATGTATGTCAAAATTGAGTCGACAAGGCTTGATTTTCATCGAAACACTGCCAAACGAAACCAGACGCGCACAGAATTATACCAAGGCATAGTTGATAGTATCTCTCAAGGAGAAGCTTCATCTTCAAATGTTGGGAAAAGAATTTTGCTCCCGCAATCATTTATTGGAGGACCGCGTGACATGAAACGTAGATATATGGATTCAATGGATTTGGTCCAGCGACATGGCAAGCCAGACATATTTTTGACAATGACATGCAATCAGAATTGGCCAGAGATTAAGAATGAGTTACTTAAAACTGATCAAGTTGAGAATCGTCCAGATCTGATCTC GCAAGATGATCATGCAAAGTCTTTGAATTGTCTCTATGTAGAATTTCCAGAGCATTTCATTTGGAATAGAACAACAAAGCAATGGGATTGCCGTCAGAACAAAGAAGTTGTTGGCAG AAATATCAAACAACTTGTCGCAAAAGAGATAGAAACTGAAAAGACCATTGTTGTTTCAGATGCCGATCTTGCTGCATTGCATCAGCTAAACAGTGATCAGAGAATAGCCTATGACAAAATTATGAATGCAGTATTAAACAAAAAATCAGAAGCTTTTTTTGTTGACGGCCCTGGAGGCACTGGTAAGACTTTCCTATATAAAACTCTGCTTGCAACAATCAGGTCAAAAGGTGGGATTGCCCTTGCTACTGCAACATCTGGTGTCGCAGGATCCATCTTACCTGGAGGTCGAACTTCTTACTCCAGATTTAAAATTCCCTTATATGATGATGATGCTACAACTTGCAGTATTGGAAAGCAAAGTGCCATTGCACATCTTATTAAAAATGCAGAGCTGATCATTTGGGATGAAGCTACTATGGCAAAGCGAAAATCAATTGAGGAATTCAATGAGATGCTGCAAGATCTGATGCAAACAAATCTAGCATTTGGTGGAAAAATTATTGTCTTTGGTGGTGATTTTCGCCAGACTCTACCAATGGTGTCAAAAGGCCATAAGGAAGATATCATTAATGCAAGTTTTGTTAAGTCTCCTCTTTGGCAACAACTACCAAAATTAAGGCTTCAACAAAACATGAGAGCACGCAAAGATCCTGATTTTTACAGATTCCTTCTCATTATTGGTAATGGAACTCAACAAATCAACAATTCTAGTGAAGTTGTTATACCAACATCAATGAACATACCATTCGTTGATGATGATTCGTCGCTTGAAACACTTATAAATGTAGTTTTCCCTAGCATAGAAAGCTTCAGTATAAATCTAGTTGTAGTTTTTAATCGAGCAATCTTGATGACACGTAATGACTTTGTTCATGATCAACGACAGATTGATTGA